The nucleotide sequence ACAAAACACATTGTTTGTACTTTGGCCAATGTCATAAAGTTATATTGTGCCGCATTTGGTCGGAATGGTCAGCTGTTAAGAGATCCCGCGCAGTTAGGCTCTGCaggttgtattttaataattatgatttacgTCTGAGCCACTTTACAAAGTAAATTATATAGTTAAGAAACTGCTTGCATGTaaacttcattttattaaacGGGTTtacaacataataaattaagaatgaATACCAGCAAAAAGTGACATAATCATCTTTGCTAAGCATATCGTAACCAATATCgttcaaatattgataatttatacAGAAAGTCAATAAACCTCCCGATATGTcatgaacaaaaataacaatacgaTTACTGTAATATGCATAATTcaactgtaaatatttttgttcaaatatcgtTGAAGTAGATCCAGCAAAGAATCAATGAAagcatttttcaagataatgcTGAATATAAAATTCCTGGAATAACCGTTGGTCACGTACACCTCACAACAGCATTGCATGTGATTTCAAACACTCTTGTTGTCAATATAATATCAATCAAATAACTATAAGATATTGTATTAATACCGTCAGGAAAAAGTATAATAATTCAAAAGTATATGTTTATCATGTTGTTCCTTTTTTGTATTTCCTATGACGTCAAATGACGTTTTTTCAATTGTGAAAGAATCCCATTATTCCGCTTTGCAATTTATATAGTAATAGTGTTCATTCTTAAATAAGATTTTGACAACAAAGTAGATGCCGTAACAATACAACCATTGCAAAATTACATTTTACGAGTTATTTGTTAAAAAGCAGCATGTTTGCATACAAATCCAAGCACCATTAGATAACGTCGTTATCTCATGTTTTGCAATTTGCAATTGggtttttcattttgttggtGTCAACAAAGAAGGCAATTTAACGAATAATTTCACTTTTCTCGCTGCCATGTTTGACGTCATGAATTTCTATTACTCACTTCAGTCACTTCGTGTGCTCCGTTGTAgtcttttattgtttaaacaatcattaaaatacaaagcaataaatgtttaatctattttcatttaagaatCTTTTATcgattattttgatttatataattacCAAACATAACGAGACGACGTCAATAATTTAATACTTAAGACAGTCTACATAGTTTTTGAATGGCCTCGTACTATGTAAAAATTTGCTGTATTATCAATGAAGCTAATTCATGAGACTTCCCTAATTCCTTTGGAAACAGAGTGCCAGCTTATACCATCGCTTACTAATACCATGCTCCAATAATCCAtctgataaaatcaaaatggtCCAGCCTTAAAGCTAAATCTTACAATAGCaatatttaagtcaatacctcaacttACCCGTTTTTATGAAACCATCAGTTTAACCATGAGATGTAGTAAAACGGACAGTTCCTCTTCCAAGGttgcaatacaaacaaaaaggtACACACTGTAATAGcctttcataatatatattatgatatagTTTCGGTCATTGGTTAAACggtattattttataaagttcACCCTGAATTAATAATCCTTTAAAATGAGAACATACTTGTTTTTTGCTATTTTGTcagtttgaaaatgttaacctaggtattttaaaatgtcttgaTGCAAGGCATATTTTTAGCCCCTGAAAGTGAAGTACTAGGCGCTTCGATCAAACATCTTTAAGTGTGACCCTGCAATTTGAAGAACAGAACTGTGCCTTCAACACGACACATCGACTTGAAATTGAGGAAATGTGAACCAATTTAATATTATACCTCAACGAAGGGCAAACTTTCGCTTGTATTGTTGATACCGAAATATTGGCATCACCACTTTGGAAAAGTCAGCCACAACAGGGATTCACTTAGGTTGTAAACCGGTATTTGAGTACTGAACCTCACACTTGTAACGATAATTAGCGATTTGGCTCGAAACCATATAGTGCACCTACACTCATATAATTAGCGTAGGATGTTGGGCACCTTGGTTTGTTTGCCACTTCACTTCGTAAATTGCAATTGTATTGTAAAGAGAGCGGAAATATCTctaacataaaatcaaaaattacaatgaaacgatataaatgattatttcagTGAAATACCGCTTTGTTTctcatatatataattaacgACCATATTTACACTCGTCTCTAATTAACGCTGCAGCAAGGGATAATTTGGATCTACTTGCCTTGTTCATGTTATGTACTATTTTGATTATTGTTGTGTTGAATACATTAGCTGATGAAACTCAAAGGAACCACCatatacttaataaaaataacaacgacttataataataattgaatgattTACAGCTTGCAATTTAAAGATAGAAAATTTCGAAccatttaaaacacttaaaataagcGATAATGCAAACCGCAGGTCACGTGTACAGACATTGAGATATTTTATCGCTTTTCATGCAGGGAATGCTGTGTAAAAATCATTTATCCTCAAGCGTATCAACAATTTCCATGTGTATGCTTATTAAAACGCAATTATAGGAACTCGGTTTTGCAATAATCTGATTTAAATTGCATTGGTATTAAAGTTAGGAATTgcaaaccatttttcaattgaaCAAGTTTGTTACACCAATCACTTTCATGTACGTGGCGTTCTGTTCATATAGTACGTCTTAAATGTCTCCATCAGAATGTTATCGTTATGTAATTGCCAAAAATATAAAGAAGGGTCAGTATTAGAAGCTAATTAAACTCAGACAGATTCCTGGACGTGTATCTTGCCACATGAAAGCCTCAGGAAAGAGACATTAAGAGCATACTATACAGAAAGCTTGGAAAATAAGAGTCCGACATGAAATGAGAATTAAGAGAATGAGAAAAGTATGTTTACATTCAACTGTTTGTTTTAGGAATGCAATGGAATTTGAAAAGTACAGGTAGATGAGAGCTATTTATTCAGACCTGAAAACCTAAATTTATGTCTGATACAACTGAATCATAACtcaataacaaaaaagttaaaacattgtatgaaaataattgtcattGATGATACACATTATCACAAACAGCAACGAAcggttattttgttaaaaacattattacgATGTATAAGTGGTCAAGTGAGTTACATAACTGATGTTAACTTACAAATAGTTCCAACGACGTTTAATACATAATTGTTACAATATATAACCGTTTGAAACgcaactgttttaaaaaaaagcatgaCAACTAGCTGCAGGAATTGTATGATCAATTATTTTCAACCTTAAGCTTTCAACAAAAACGCTAAATACTCAACATGacaattgtattgttattatGCTTTTCTGCATTTATTCGCATAGGatcaaaatatttgacattaagGTTCTATTTATCTCTTTAATGAATTGAGTTTCAGATCCATTTTATTTGTGCTAATTGTCATTAATGAAAGAGACAATATCggtcaatataaaattatgcgTTTCTATAAACACGTTTATCGCTTAACAAGTGTGagttttgtttataatgacTCAAACTTTGCTCAATAAATTTTCTCGTGAGAGCTTctattatatgttattattattgttttgcacattttattaaaaaccaTCATTCCGTTCAATTTTTCCTGACAAAAtaccatattttttaaataataaaaaatatcattaaaatgttcatgacgttattgtcattattgcctTCCCTCTTGGTAATTGTTTTTCTATTgatgttatgtttgttgttcTTGCTCCTAATTATTGTAATGGATCTGCGCTCTTTTAACTTGTGACCGTTACAGCAACTTTGCGTTTTAACAACCGAACACAAAAATAGGACTTGACGACTGCCAGAATATGCttgaaatgtacaaataacAATCTGCTAAAACTAAGGTGTGGGTTTTTTTAGTGCTGAAAAGTAAAAAACTTGAATGACTCCATGAATTTCTCATGCTATGTTGTTTATACAACCTGTATTTTTGTAATCTTGATTTTCTGCAGGATTAACTAAAACCTGTTCAGAAGGAATTGTTGTAatcaatttcggtatcaaaaaAATACTTATGCAGCGCATCTTTTTTCTGAGCATATTAGAAATTGGTGTCAATAAATATCCTAAAACAAAGGATAGCGGTTCGAGATCGATCTTGGCTAAGATCTATCATTCAAACATTTGCAAGACTAAAGCTATGCCATAGCGCAGCCAACTGCAAAAGCCAATATAACTATTACCTCACACGTAATCTCAGTGAACATAAACTGGAGAACGTATTGGGAAATATCATAAGAGAGTCAGATGTCAGTCGCGAAACATACCAATTgtcagaatattttaaatattaaatatattaaaaacaacagttccgtattaaagataattattattatttgaatgattaacGGTTACACAAGTTTGAAAACAAAGTGAATTGGAAAATAAAGGGAACATAATGTCGTTATTTAAACGCATTAAAAGGTCTTTGACTGGATCGAAACGAACGGATGATAACAAATCTCGTGCGGTGATTAGTAACAATAACGAAACTATTACAACGTTTGATCCTCAAAAACCACCTCCTGTGATAACTGAGCTTGAGGTTAAAATACTCAAAGACTGCTGGAAAATAGTTAAACAGGATGTTGGAAAAGTTGGGATTATTACGTTTGTCGGGtatgtatttattcatgtaattatatatatatatacaaattgattgattaattcattgttatagcataaagaaatgtatataaatgttttttattttttctgatcTTATTATTTTGACGTAtcaaatatacacataatatgtatttctttttgatCTGACGGattagctttatttttttaataaaaaaatgaatttcctTTTTTGGACGCAATTGTTGAACGCAAtaatatgtaaatgaaaacttattatttgctccaagtcaagtcaagtcaataatTATGTGGTAACGTTTTGATTTTATCTGTATAGCATGAGGATATACATTTGTTACCGACATCTAAATTGTCTAATTTCAAGTTTACTGTATATTATTCGCCTTTTTATACGTTTTATAATTGGCAAGTAGGACGAACTTTATTTATCTTTCCTTAATCTCAATAGGATGGTTTTAAAAACaccgttggctcaaactcgcttggctcgaattcctcgctTAGCTCAAAGTATATgtaaggaccgatttctttatactgaaggtaaaaaTAATCGCTTGGCTTAAATCTTTTGGGGCTCAAAGTTTTTTCTGGTCCCTGAGATCTCGAGCTaatggggtttgactgtattgaCATTTGCATTTAAACCAAACAATCTCTATGAGGACATTCTCGTGGATACGTACTATTTCACCAAATAATGATGGACCTTTACTGATTTATCAGGATACTGTTTTATAATTCAATGTTCAAAGTTTGTTGCCTATgactttttaacaaattaacacACTGTAATGTATTACCGAAAACAGTTACAAGAACATTTTTGAGCTGAATAACTAACTGTTCGATATCTGGGCATGACTATCAAAGTAAGTATAGCTGAGATTAAAAGATGACTTAAAAACGGACTTTTCCCAAGAATGACTTGAAAACGGACTtcctttaaaataatgtaagaatgtaaatatgttcatttatttcacaaGCATACAAAGAGCCATTGTTTGTTAGgatgagaaaaacattttttagagACTTTCCCGCACGAAATTGACAGTATCTCGTAAACATATATCACTTAATCTGCGTTTTGTGTTATCGCACAATTTCAGTATTATCTTTGCTAAGAGGGTTCCTGTCATCGGTCtacatgctttaaaataagTCCGTTATTACGAACAAGTTACGAAAAGGTTTTATATTCGCCATTTCATAGTAAAAAACTGATTTTGATTCGttaattacataaatatttgttgtattttttgttattacttgTTAGagttgcatatatttattttcttatggAATAAATTTATATCAACCCCATGCAATTTATGAAGCTTTTGATCATAGTCTAATATTATTTAACAGATACACCATTGCTACAGGTAAATGCACTTACCGGGTACAAAGTTATCATActtataataaaacagaaaaaaggccataacattaaaacaaaattccgTCAGTATTATTATGAAACAGCTGTCATTgagattttatttcaatgcaatatcCCCTCCTTTTTAGGAGTATATTTCATTGAGTAATTTCATAACAATTCTGCATAGTATTAGGACAAGTATTACTTGTACTGAAAGTAAACGTATTCGCgtttattttaaagacaaactgtcaaattattgtatacatagcattttttgtttgtttctacCTTCAGTCTGTTCGAGACCCATCCAGACGTGCACGATGCGTTCATGTCATTCCGGGCAGTTAACACATCTGACCTCGAATACAACGCAATTCTTCGTGCGCATGCGCTAAGAGTAATGGGAACAGTGGACAAGTGTATCTATAGACTTGACAACAGGGAAAAATTCGGAGAGATTATGACAGAATTGGGAATTCGTCACAAGAATTATTCCGTGAAAATTGAATTCATTGATGTGAGTTGTAGATTTTAATTGTTGATTGTTTCCGTATTTATCTTTGAAGGCAGAGCGCGTctcaatgaaaatgtaaaataatgttcaagGTAAATGCTTGACTGAACATTGATTTTAGAAAGCTTTTCAGTGCAATGCTATTTTAATGGTGTCTAAAGTCATGTTTATTTCTGATTGAGATGTCCATTTAAAAACTGCAATTATTGTATATCAAAAGATGACTTCGGTATGTTTGGTTATACAAACCGTCGAAAGTCATTGTTAAAATCTCATTAGCCGAACACCGACATTACTTTAGGAAAAAACGCACGGAAAATTGGTAGTTCAATACCAATGTCAAAGAGACTCATCTCAATACGTGTTTTAGGCTCTCTTATTTTGCAATGTGAAACTAAAGCACAAAACACCTCATTAGATAATTAGAttcagttgtcaaaacaataacaaataatgaagGGAAAGCTATCGAAGTTCTTATTGCTCTTTGTTTGACAGTAAGTTGAtcaattaaatgattattttcagtTGATTGGTATACAGTTTATCAGCTCAATCAAGCCCCATTTAGAAACAGTGTGGACAGGCGAACATGAGAAAGCTTGGGATCATCTATTCATGCTCATGTGCTACTACATGAAGAAAGGAATGTGTAGTATATGAGGAACATTTAACTATATGAAGAAATGTGTTAGTGATAGAAGTGtatataaaacagtattatgCAACTGTTGACAATATACCGGATAAATCGTTAAGAATCAGCATGATGATAAATCTGATGGAATATTCTGTTGttaaattgaaagttttgactTATTCATTATTGAATAAGCATGCGTACTAAAAGTCATTCCTTTGAACACtttcaatacatcattttgGAGTATCCCTCGTagattataatataaacatttgcaaattgtAGATGTTTCTACCACACTGCATACGTTATCCTTTCTCAGTTGCAAATGCTTGAAAACCTGTGACACGTGTAGATTATGGATGTGATTGTGTTATGTATATAAACGTATAAACACCCATTGTTGTGATAAAGAATTGGCTTCTGTGAAGACGTCTTAAGAATTTCATTGAAGTATGATGAACCGAAAACTATGTAAAGAATGTAGCAACTACTGCACCCACATACCgagtaataaaattataaaggaGAGTCTTAGTTCTAGTGAATTATTTCAGTCACGCGGAAAGTGGGTGCAGTAACTGTTTAATCCTTGTTACTGTTACTGTATCAGTTTGTCGAGGACAACACACAATACGCAGCGTGTGTATGTATGTTAAAGGGTCGAAATcatcatattgatatttgtatCACGGTTAAACTCCGCTTTTTTGTTACCGTTCAGATATgggtgtaaatatattattaataataaagaaGACAATCCCAAACATGGTAAAAAAACTGTCTTAGtaatatgttattgtattgACTTTTGAGCTTATCAGTGGagtttatattttctttgttatgcaaataaacatttatacacaatgaactcttttatttttcattcgattataaaattatattaaaagtgaaatatcaattatacTCTAGACCTGAAACTTTATTTGGAGGTACTGGCTTCAATAATGTATCTCGTCTCATTATCTCTTTTAGTTTACTATAAATATCTTGTCAAATTAATTGCtcaatgcatttatataaacaaatcgGATTAACTCCATTACcattttcatgttttcaaattcTAAAACTTAATTATCTGAGAGTCTAAATCGGGGACCGTATTTGGTACTGAAATTCATTCTGTATATCCTATGCCAATATTCTTTTCGATAAACCgcacaaaaaaaaattcaatgtacaGGTCCCATTATCACGAAAACACTCAAGTCAAGTCttaatctcagtctcaactctttttataaaataacagcatcatatgattaaaaattgtaaatgttttagcattCTCACATTcattatgttgaaaaaaaaatttggtcaatattttgtggaaaaaaaaatgagagcGAAAATAGTTTTGGAGtctaattgattattttttagtttttctcAAATACATTTTGTGCTGTAGATGTTCTTTTTAGAATATTGAACACTACTATCAATCAACTTCATGCATGTTAAAATGTGCTTTTAAATAGAGTAAAGCATcagtatttttaataatgtcaaactGTAATTTGGAAAATTGAGTTGAGATTgtgattgagatttgacttaagtattttagTGATATTAGGGCCTCGTAAAACTAGCCTGGTGACATTAATCTATACGGGCGGTAATAcgtttgaatttaaatatattgtccACGATGTAATTTACAGTGCCACGTTTTCCTGTGGGTCACATATTCGAGATGGTTTTTTTATAAGTAGGCCCTATCCGTCTCTCCTATCGGAAAGATTGTGTAATCGAATGGTATGTGAAGACTTTCGCAACCTCGCTTTGCGTTTTCATGAGGTAGTATGTATACTGCATACATAATCATGTCAAGCGTGCTGTGTGCATAAGCAAAACTAGTACCATTGAGTAcctttcttgttattttttctatgtgtTATTCTCAATCTGTCTGTCTGGCATATATATTAtgacaatgtaaatatatagttataaaCCAAACTGAAGACAGAAATCATCTAAAAGAAATACTGTCCATTACTACATTTCGAGAGTTTTGCTAAAAAGCTTACCTTTCTGGATAAAATTTTGTAAAGAAAGCATTCGATATTCCCACTTAATGAACATAAACACGTGCTGTAGATGCCTTGATAGTCTCTTAGCTACAAAAGAAAaggatatgaaataaatatatattgccatGACGACCGTAGGAAGAATCAAGTTTTCCGTAAAGATAAGAATTTGTGCAACGTCTAATCAGATTACTGTCCTCAGACGATTTAGAGAAAAACTGATTTTGCAGAGAGGATATCGTTTAGTGCAAAAAGATTATGTTCACACTTAAGGGAGCCAAATTTCACAATACAGTTTATTCACGGATATTGAAGGCAGCtcatttagtttatttttaccTAAAGAAAGAagttgtaatatatatatatatatatgtatatgaattaaatcaacattatacattttttttctaaagaggTATTAACTCACTAAATATCGGATTTCTAGTATTTTCTTAACAGCAAGTGAACAGTACTTTCTCATCCTTCACCCAGCATTCTTTTTTGAGATACTAAAATGAGATAGAACCATGTTTCGACGTAGAACTATTCTTCTTCTTATGTGCTGAATCGAAATCATTTAAGTAGACATTCATCTAATacttgttgaaatattttgacacaGTTTTTAGGGTTATTCTTTAGGGTTGTGTGCAGAATCGGGAACTATCAGTTATACATTTAACTAgccttttttaaagtttatgcTTTAATACATTTGCAAACAGAAATATCATTCAGATGCAAAACAATGAGATCAATTGTTTTAATCTAGTAAGAGAACTCGCTAAGCGAATTTTAAAGCAAATGCTTGGAATAGCGACACATGTTCGCTCATAAAGGTGTTGCCGACAAACATGAATAAGAAGATGACCACAACGACCATTCATTCCCGATTTCTagttttgataagatttaccttttgcgttttatctttatttaggattgttgggatagtGTGATATTTGTGCATTTAAATTGGTTTACACCCCCATATGCCAGTGAACCTGTGGCTGAAAATccaaataaaggaaaaaaaaatgcacataaataatttttgcatatttgtgttgtttgatataTACTGTGTGTAGAAAAAAAAGTATAGAAAAATCTAGAAGTGCTAAATGTGATTTTTGgga is from Mya arenaria isolate MELC-2E11 chromosome 9, ASM2691426v1 and encodes:
- the LOC128246455 gene encoding neuroglobin-like, with amino-acid sequence MSLFKRIKRSLTGSKRTDDNKSRAVISNNNETITTFDPQKPPPVITELEVKILKDCWKIVKQDVGKVGIITFVGLFETHPDVHDAFMSFRAVNTSDLEYNAILRAHALRVMGTVDKCIYRLDNREKFGEIMTELGIRHKNYSVKIEFIDLIGIQFISSIKPHLETVWTGEHEKAWDHLFMLMCYYMKKGMCSI